The Amycolatopsis sp. DG1A-15b genome window below encodes:
- a CDS encoding xanthine dehydrogenase family protein subunit M has product MIPAPFDYVRPSTVDEAVQALAAAGEDAKVLAGGQSLLPVLRMRLATPTTLIDLGRVAELRGVHEDGDTLVIGAMTTHYDVQRDALVASHAALLKEATDTVADPQIRHRGTLGGAIAHADPAGDLLAPVLALDASLVVAGPSGRRTVPAAEFFRDLFTTALAPDELLVEVRIPKHTGWRAHYEKFNRVAQAWSMVAVAVTVRTEAGVIEEARVALTNMGSTPVRATGVEAALVGVQASADSITAAASHAAEGTNPPVDSNADVEYRRHLAEVLTGRAIAAAAGA; this is encoded by the coding sequence GTGATCCCGGCTCCCTTCGACTACGTCCGCCCGTCCACAGTGGACGAAGCGGTGCAGGCCCTGGCCGCGGCGGGCGAGGACGCCAAGGTGCTGGCCGGCGGGCAAAGCCTGCTGCCGGTGCTGCGGATGCGGCTCGCCACGCCGACCACGCTGATCGATCTCGGGCGCGTCGCCGAGCTGCGCGGCGTCCACGAGGACGGCGACACGCTGGTGATCGGCGCGATGACGACGCACTACGACGTCCAGCGGGACGCCTTGGTGGCTTCGCACGCGGCGTTGCTCAAAGAGGCGACGGACACGGTGGCCGACCCGCAGATCCGCCACCGCGGCACGCTCGGCGGCGCGATCGCCCACGCCGACCCGGCCGGCGACCTGCTGGCGCCGGTGCTGGCGCTGGACGCGTCGCTGGTGGTGGCCGGGCCTTCGGGGCGCCGGACGGTCCCGGCCGCGGAGTTCTTCCGCGACCTGTTCACCACCGCGCTGGCCCCGGACGAGCTGCTGGTCGAGGTCCGCATCCCCAAGCACACGGGGTGGCGGGCGCACTACGAGAAGTTCAACCGGGTCGCCCAGGCGTGGTCGATGGTCGCGGTCGCGGTCACCGTCCGCACCGAGGCCGGCGTCATCGAGGAGGCTCGTGTAGCGCTGACGAACATGGGTTCGACACCGGTCCGGGCCACTGGTGTCGAGGCGGCGCTGGTCGGCGTCCAGGCCTCAGCGGACTCGATCACCGCGGCGGCATCGCACGCGGCGGAGGGCACGAATCCGCCCGTCGACAGCAACGCCGACGTCGAATACCGCCGTCACCTCGCGGAGGTGCTGACGGGCCGCGCGATCGCGGCGGCGGCCGGAGCCTGA
- a CDS encoding SRPBCC domain-containing protein: MRLDHEFTVPAPIGEVWQAVVDPERVAPCMPGASLTKVEGDKFSGTVKVKLGPISLLYKGNGEFLEKDEAARKVTIKASGKDSRGAGTAAATVTLTLTETDGGTHGSVSTDLAITGKPAQFGRGLISEVGGKILDTFAGCLSGKLAPQEPTAAAEKTATQGTAAAAPALAAPAAAAPAAAAGSAPAQGTAAQAAPAGDASAQSAGSGNAPVRGSAPARGSAPAPAAAAAQPVAEPAAKPPTATSEPAAKPVPEPGAPTATSEPVAKPQPAVKPAPTTAEINTEPKAKPVDRPALRSVPAPPETEAIDLLDYAGKSVLKRVAPVLLAIAAVAGLVAIVRALRK, encoded by the coding sequence GTGCGGCTCGACCACGAATTCACCGTCCCGGCTCCGATCGGCGAGGTTTGGCAGGCGGTCGTCGACCCCGAGCGCGTCGCCCCGTGCATGCCCGGAGCGTCGCTGACCAAGGTCGAGGGCGACAAGTTCAGCGGAACGGTGAAGGTCAAGCTGGGCCCGATTTCTCTGCTGTACAAGGGCAACGGTGAGTTCCTCGAGAAGGACGAAGCCGCCCGCAAGGTGACGATCAAGGCTTCCGGCAAGGACTCCCGCGGAGCGGGCACGGCGGCGGCAACGGTGACGCTGACGTTGACGGAGACGGACGGCGGAACCCACGGATCGGTGTCGACCGACCTGGCGATCACGGGCAAGCCGGCCCAGTTCGGCCGCGGGCTGATCAGCGAGGTGGGCGGCAAGATCCTCGACACGTTCGCGGGCTGCTTGTCGGGCAAGCTGGCCCCGCAGGAGCCCACTGCGGCGGCCGAGAAGACGGCGACGCAGGGGACTGCCGCGGCCGCGCCGGCCCTGGCTGCGCCGGCGGCGGCTGCCCCTGCCGCGGCGGCGGGGAGCGCTCCGGCGCAGGGGACCGCAGCGCAGGCGGCTCCGGCTGGGGATGCCTCGGCGCAGAGTGCCGGCTCCGGGAACGCCCCGGTGCGGGGGAGCGCCCCGGCCCGGGGGAGCGCCCCGGCCCCGGCCGCGGCGGCCGCCCAGCCGGTGGCCGAACCGGCCGCGAAGCCGCCGACGGCCACGTCCGAACCGGCCGCGAAGCCGGTGCCGGAGCCGGGCGCGCCGACGGCCACGTCCGAGCCGGTGGCCAAGCCGCAGCCGGCGGTCAAGCCGGCGCCGACCACCGCGGAGATCAACACCGAGCCGAAGGCCAAGCCGGTGGACCGCCCGGCGTTGCGCAGCGTCCCGGCACCCCCGGAGACCGAGGCGATCGACCTGCTCGATTACGCGGGCAAGTCGGTGCTCAAGCGGGTGGCCCCGGTGCTGCTCGCCATCGCCGCGGTGGCCGGCCTGGTGGCGATCGTCCGCGCACTCCGCAAGTGA
- a CDS encoding GGDEF domain-containing protein translates to MRPGWFAVLVALGVAQAEMSRRIERVRRWMSGQMHINVTSVWYLAGVVLLPPAWVALLAVVLYTHLWVRVWRQVRTRPAHRFVASTAWAMLSCFAASSVLAVSGLHGTPLQTPRGLFALCLAAAVFELVNVGLVAAGIYLYTSQRSAADLIGTWEDNAFELATLCLGGLAALALVEQPVLVVFVVAPLLLLHRYLLLKQQLQVAAVTDEKTGLLNTAGWHESATREHARVQRRGATGGFAVLMIDLDHFKRINDTYGHLTGDDVLAAVAVAISGSVRQGDTVGRFGGEEFVVLLPGIGRADVLAIAERVRVAVGELNVVISTGTGTVRVSGLSVSIGVARHPDAGPTLDDVLRTADAALYRAKEAGRNRVAV, encoded by the coding sequence GTGCGTCCGGGGTGGTTCGCCGTGCTGGTCGCCCTCGGCGTCGCTCAAGCCGAGATGTCGCGCCGCATCGAACGGGTGCGACGGTGGATGAGCGGGCAGATGCACATCAACGTCACCTCCGTCTGGTACCTCGCCGGTGTCGTCCTGCTCCCGCCGGCGTGGGTGGCGCTGCTGGCCGTCGTGCTCTACACGCACCTGTGGGTGCGAGTGTGGCGACAGGTCCGTACCCGGCCCGCCCACCGCTTCGTGGCGAGCACGGCGTGGGCGATGCTCTCCTGTTTCGCTGCTTCCTCCGTTCTCGCGGTGTCCGGATTGCACGGGACGCCCCTGCAGACGCCGCGCGGGTTGTTCGCGCTCTGCCTGGCAGCCGCGGTGTTCGAGCTGGTGAACGTCGGCCTCGTCGCGGCCGGCATCTACCTGTACACGAGCCAGCGCTCGGCGGCCGACCTGATCGGCACCTGGGAGGACAACGCCTTCGAGCTGGCGACCCTCTGCCTGGGCGGGCTCGCTGCGCTCGCGCTGGTGGAGCAGCCCGTGCTGGTGGTGTTCGTCGTGGCGCCGTTGCTGCTGCTGCACCGGTATCTGCTGTTGAAGCAGCAGCTGCAGGTCGCGGCCGTCACCGACGAGAAGACCGGGTTGCTCAACACCGCGGGCTGGCACGAATCCGCGACGCGCGAGCACGCCCGGGTGCAGCGCCGCGGCGCCACCGGGGGCTTCGCGGTGCTGATGATCGACCTGGACCACTTCAAGCGCATCAACGACACCTACGGCCACTTGACCGGTGACGACGTGCTGGCGGCGGTCGCGGTGGCGATCTCCGGTTCGGTGCGCCAGGGCGACACGGTGGGCCGGTTCGGCGGCGAGGAGTTCGTGGTGCTGCTGCCGGGCATCGGCCGCGCGGACGTGCTGGCGATCGCCGAGCGGGTGCGGGTGGCGGTGGGCGAGCTGAACGTGGTGATCTCGACGGGTACGGGGACGGTCCGGGTGAGTGGCCTTTCGGTGTCGATCGGGGTCGCGCGGCACCCGGACGCCGGGCCGACCCTCGATGACGTGCTCCGCACTGCTGATGCGGCGCTGTACCGGGCCAAAGAGGCCGGTCGGAACCGGGTCGCCGTCTGA
- a CDS encoding NAD(P)-binding domain-containing protein yields MSGADHETDVVVIGAGQAGLSAAYHLRRAGFGNRTGFVVLDHGKRAGGAWQYRWPSLVLGKVHGIHDLPGMAFGTPDVTRPASEVVSEYFARFESVYDLPVLRPVDVQSVTRAGERLVVSSPAESWAARAVISATGTWDRPFWPRYPGQETFAGRQLHTADYTGPEDFRGRRVVVVGGGSSAVQLLMEFAPLAGATAWVTRRPPVWRDEPFSENWGRNAVARVDERVRGGLPPESVVSVTDLAVTPEVRAARAAGILDRRPMFERITPGGVAWADGSHFDADVILWATGFRAAIDHLAPLRVREPGGGIRMDGTRVVREPRLHLVGYGPSASTVGANRAGRAAVTEIRTLLTSER; encoded by the coding sequence ATGAGCGGCGCTGATCACGAGACGGACGTGGTGGTCATCGGGGCCGGGCAAGCCGGGTTGTCCGCTGCCTACCACCTGCGGCGGGCCGGGTTCGGCAACCGGACCGGGTTCGTGGTGCTCGACCACGGGAAGCGGGCCGGGGGTGCCTGGCAGTACCGGTGGCCGTCGCTCGTCCTGGGGAAGGTGCACGGCATCCACGATCTTCCCGGCATGGCCTTCGGCACTCCGGACGTGACGCGGCCCGCCTCCGAGGTCGTCTCCGAATACTTCGCGCGCTTCGAAAGCGTTTACGATCTCCCCGTGCTCCGGCCCGTCGACGTCCAGTCCGTGACGCGGGCAGGGGAGCGGCTGGTCGTCTCGAGCCCCGCCGAGTCCTGGGCCGCACGAGCCGTCATCAGTGCCACCGGGACCTGGGACCGTCCCTTTTGGCCGCGCTATCCCGGCCAGGAAACCTTCGCCGGGCGCCAGCTGCACACCGCCGACTACACCGGACCCGAGGACTTCCGCGGCCGGCGGGTGGTCGTGGTCGGCGGTGGGTCGTCCGCCGTCCAGCTGCTGATGGAATTCGCTCCGCTCGCCGGCGCCACGGCATGGGTCACCCGTCGGCCGCCCGTGTGGCGGGACGAGCCCTTCAGCGAGAACTGGGGCCGCAACGCCGTCGCGCGGGTCGACGAGCGGGTGCGCGGGGGCCTGCCGCCCGAAAGCGTCGTCAGCGTGACCGACCTGGCCGTGACGCCGGAGGTGCGGGCTGCCCGCGCCGCCGGGATCCTCGACCGGCGGCCGATGTTCGAGCGCATCACGCCCGGCGGCGTCGCCTGGGCGGACGGCTCGCACTTCGACGCCGACGTGATCCTCTGGGCCACCGGCTTCCGCGCAGCGATCGACCACCTCGCGCCGCTGCGCGTCCGCGAACCCGGTGGCGGCATCCGGATGGACGGCACGCGAGTGGTCCGCGAGCCCCGCCTGCACCTGGTCGGATACGGGCCGTCGGCGAGCACGGTCGGGGCCAACCGGGCCGGCCGCGCCGCCGTGACGGAGATCCGGACCCTGCTGACTTCGGAGCGGTGA